Part of the Neisseria brasiliensis genome is shown below.
GCTTTCCCATACAAAAGGCCGTCTGAAACATGATGTTTCAGACGGCCTTTTTGCAATTTAAAAAGCTCACAAACTGAGACTTTTGCAAAACTCAATTTGAACAAAGAAAACTATGCCCGTCATTCCCGCGTAGGCGGGAATCCAGACTGATAGTTTTCAGGAATATTGAATTATTTCAGTAATTTTACATTCTGGATTCCCGCCTACGCGGGAATGACGGTTTAAAGATTTCTGAAAATTGACGAGTTTTGCAAAGGTATCAAACTGCTTTTCAGACGGCCTTAAAATTGATTCTTCAATTCACGTAAGGCGGCAAACACTTCCAATTCGGTATCCAATTTTTTGCCGCTCAAGCTTTCTACGCGTTCCCAAACCTGTGGCAAGCCGACGCGTAAAAACGGATTGACTTTGCGCTCGTGCAACAGTGTTACCGGCAAGGTCGGGGCACTGGCGGATTCGGCTTCGCGCAAGGCCGTCTGAATGTCGGCGTTGTCCGGCTCGATGTGGGCGGCAAAGCGTAAGTTGGAGGCCGTGTATTCGTGTGCAGGGTAAAACAAGGTGTTTTCCGGCAATTGGTTGAAACGCAGGAAGCTGTCGAACAATTCTTCAATCGTGCCAGTGAACACGCGGCCGCAACCTGCGCTGAATAAGGTATCGCCGCAGAAAACATGCAGGCCGTCTGAAGTTTCAAACAGATAGCTTAAATGATGGCTGGTGTGGCCGGGCGTGGCCCAAACAGTGGTCAAGCCGTCGCCAAACGGAATCTGCAAACCGGCTTCGGCGCGGTGGGTGGCTTCGGGAATGTCACTGTTGCCGTAAACCGGTGATTCTAAAAATGTGCGCCATAAGGCCGCTGCGCCGCCGCGGTGGTCGTCATGGTGGTGGGTAATCCATGTTTGCGCGAGCATCAGGCGGTTGTTGACCAGAAATTTCAAGACAGGCGTGGCATCGCCCGGATCGATACAGACGGCCAGATTGCCTTCTTGAATCATCCAAATATAGTTGTCGTTGAATGCTTTGACTGGGGTGATTTTCATGTTATTCCTTTTTTTATAATGTCTATTCCTGCACATAATCGCGGTGGTTGCGGCTTAAGCCGTACACGGCGGCGCGGGCTTGTTTGATGGTTAAGCGGTTGTAGGTCAGGCGTTGGGTTTGGTTGTGGTCGTAAATATGGATTTCGCCTTGTTTGCGCGTTTGCTTGTGAGGGAACTCGCTTTTCAGCGTGCGCCATAATTCCAGCTTTACATGCACGATGGCGAACATATCGTGGGTGAGGTTCACGCCGACGCTGATTTCTTTTTTCGATTCCTGCAGGCAAAACGAGCGGTCGTTAAACAGACACAAACCTGAGTTGTTAGGATAGCGGTAAAGCTCGATTTTTACCGCTTCGGGCACATCAAACGCCGCGCGGAACATCTGTTCAAACAGCGAAGGTTGCGACACGCCGTCGCTCAACATGCCGTAAAGATTCGACAGCCAATTGACATAACCGTGAAAATTGAAATCGAAATCCTGCAAAATTGAGCGGATGCGCTTCGGGTCGCGTGCGCGGATTAAATGCACGAATTCGCGGCTCACATCAGGCAATTGGCGGCGGATGGCTTGGTGCAGGCGGTGGGCAAACAAGGTTTTGTGGTTGTTTGGGTTGCGCAAAATGCCCAATAGCTTCAAGCGCAGAATCCGCCAAATGGCATCGGGCGCTTTCAGATGGCCTGCAGGCAGGCTGCGCAGCATTTGGCATGAATCTTCATAGCCGCTTTCATGACGGTTGAACCAGCTTTCGAGATTGTATTGATTGGGCGAATCTTCAACAAAGGTTAGCGTGTAAAGGTTTTTGGCGGCCAGATTGGTGATAATATTCACATTATCCACTTCGCCGCGATAAGGCTTGTGAAACAGGCTGATCGGCAGGCGGTACACGTTTTGGTTTTGCGTGCCAACCGACGAATTATGCGCGTGCTGCCGCTGCTCGGTTTGTGCGACATAATGGTGCATTTTGGTCGGATTGGCGGTGAGCAAGGCAAACGGCTTGGTGTCGCATTCCGGATACTCGTAATCGCTGAGAATAAAAGCGTGTTTCATGTTTCAGACGGCCTAGAAAGCAAATCAGGCTTTATCATACTCTATATGGAGCAGAATGCAAAAAAGCTGAGGCCGTCTGAAAAGTGTTTTTCAGACGGCCTTGATATTCAAACCTTAGTTGGCGGATTAACCCAATGCTTTACGCGCACCGGCAAACAGACGCGCCCAGCCGGATTGTTCCGCCCAGTTTTCAGGTTTCCAGCTCATTTGCGCAGCGCGGAAGACGCGTTCCGGATGCGGCATCATGATGGTAACGCGGCCGTCGGCATTGGTGACGCCGGCAATGCCTTGCGGCGAGCCATTCGGGTTGAGCGGATAGGTTTGGGTGACTTGGTTCAAACCATCAACGTATTGCAGCGCGATGGCTAAATCGGCCGGTACTTGGCCGCCTTTGAGTGCAAAGTCGGCGCGGCCTTCGCCGTGGCTGACAATCACCGGCAGGCTGGCGCCTTGCATTTCGTTCAAAATCAGCGAAGGCGATTTGGTCACATTCACCATAGTCAAACGCGCTTCAAACTGTTCGCTTTCGTTGCGTTTGAATTTAGGCCATGTAGCGGTACCCGGAATGATGTCGGCCAAGTTGCTGACCATTTGGCAGCCGTTACACACACCCAGCGTGAGCGTGTTCGGATTG
Proteins encoded:
- the gloB gene encoding hydroxyacylglutathione hydrolase translates to MKITPVKAFNDNYIWMIQEGNLAVCIDPGDATPVLKFLVNNRLMLAQTWITHHHDDHRGGAAALWRTFLESPVYGNSDIPEATHRAEAGLQIPFGDGLTTVWATPGHTSHHLSYLFETSDGLHVFCGDTLFSAGCGRVFTGTIEELFDSFLRFNQLPENTLFYPAHEYTASNLRFAAHIEPDNADIQTALREAESASAPTLPVTLLHERKVNPFLRVGLPQVWERVESLSGKKLDTELEVFAALRELKNQF